A window of Amphiprion ocellaris isolate individual 3 ecotype Okinawa chromosome 12, ASM2253959v1, whole genome shotgun sequence contains these coding sequences:
- the LOC129350115 gene encoding uncharacterized protein LOC129350115: MFEGCCFQTNIYGTFHSHKNRKHNPHTLKDFKPGVVTTTQVSQDSPDDPEEDAQNQDDSVVEADGGCSSHDDNGIDTRRECILKGLCVYLNEDPDKLVKEYKADDENTAAAMAETVYGIYIIRHSGAEPSDAPEDVGIILEGVTVLSELRNVPFALSILLAYVYNLDLSYPPELKYTFEALQKIILKLDGNRLSAKVQALKTVLSH; encoded by the exons ATGTTTGAGGGTTGCTGTTTTCAAACAAACATATATGGAACATTTCACTCTCacaagaacagaaaacacaacccACATACATTGAAAGATTTCAAGCCAGGAGTAGTTACAACCACTCAAGTTTCACAGGACTCACCTGATGATCCTGAGGAAGATGCACAAAATCAAGATGACAGTGTTGTTGAAGCAGACGGTGGATGTTCAAGTCATGAT GACAATGGGATCGATACCAGACGAGAATGCATTCTTAAGGGACTGTGTGTCTACCTTAACGAAGATCCAGACAAGCTGGTGAAAGAATACAAG GCGGATGATGAAAACACCGCGGCAGCCATGGCAGAGACAGTCTATGGCATCTACATCATTCGACACAGCGGTGCAGAACCCAGTGATGCCCCAGAGGATGTGGGAATCATTCTGGAGGGGGTGACGGTACTCAGTGAGTTGAGGAATGTACCATTTGCACTGTCCATCTTGCTTGCCTATGTGTATAATCTGGACCTGAGTTACCCCCCAGAGCTAAAATATACATTCGAAGCTCTGCAGAAAATAATCCTAAAACTTGATGGGAACAGACTGTCTGCAAAAGTTCAGGCCCTTAAGACAGTTCTTTCCCATTGA